The DNA region TAGAATTAGCTGGTATCCTTGAAATTGATGATGCTGCAGGTATAACACCAAGTGTTGAAGATATCACAGCTAATCCTAAAAATATTGAAATTACTGAAGTTGACGCAGCTCAAGTACCTCGTTCACTTGCTGATGCTGACTTAGTAGTTGCCAACACTAACTACGCAGTAGATGCCGGTTTAGTACCTGAGGAAGATTCAATTTTCTTAGATACTGATGACTTAGGTTCTTTAGGTGCACAATACAAAAATGCTGTTGTTGTAAGATCTGAAGATGCGGAAAATGAAGACATCCAAACAATTGTGAAAGCTTACCAATCTGACGAAACTGCAGCTAAAATTGACGAAGTAACATCAGGCGCTGACCAACCAGCTTGGACGGATAATGATGATATTCAAGCGGACTTTGATGAAGTTGTTGGCCAAACTGAGCCAGCAGAATAATTTGCAAAAATAGTATTATAGCGATATGTTAAGCACAGGTTAAAACCAAATATTGGTTAAACCTGTGCTTTTTATATTGTAAATATTGTTAAATTAAATTTATTTCATAATTTATTTTTGGTCATTTTCTAACTATGCATTGAGGATACAATCTGATAAAATAAGTTGAATTTATTCAAAGTAAAAAATGAACTTAGGAGAAGACATGGATGAGTCATATTAATATGGGACTAGCACTTCGCGGATCAATTGAGAGCGATATGGCGCAATTAACTGGTATGCTTGAAGATGCGATAGCTTTACTTGCAATGAATAATATAGATCAATGGCAGAATGGTACGATATCCAGTGAAATTTTATTAGATGCGATTATGCATGATCAAGCTTTTGTGTGGGAACAACGGGATAGTACAGGGATTGCAGGCTTTTGTGTCTTGGATACTTATGATGAATTGTATGAAAACCTTGCAGAAGGTGAGTGGACTGTACCTGGGTCTTATCTGGCAATTCACCGTGTGATGGTATCTCAACATTTACGTGGACGCAAAGTAACTACTCAGATGTTTTTAGATATTAAAAAGATGGGAATCGTAAATAACGTTGATTCCTTACGAATTGATACTCATCCAGATAATATTATGATGCAGAAAACCTTAAAAAGAAATGGCTTTGTTAGAACAGGGTTACTGTATATGCCTTCAGGTAGCTCACGGTATACTTACGAGTTTGATTTATCCAAATTTTAGACTAAAATAGTACTTATAACGAGTTGAAATCAAGTCTGAGATAGAGAGGTAGTTAGTTATGTATTATGTAAAAAATGAACGTAACGGTAAAGAGATTTTTGACCCCACTTATAATTTGGCGATTGAATACTTTTTGTTAAATGAAAAGAAATTAGATGAACCAATCTTACTATTTTATATTAATGAACCTTCAATTATCATTGGAAAAAATCAAAATACGCACGTTGAAATTAATGAGCCTTATGTTAAAGAACATAACGTTCATGTTGTCCGTCGTTTTTCAGGCGGTGGAGCAGTCTACCACGATTTAGGTAATATTTGCTTCTGCTTTATTACTAATGATGACGGCAATTCCTTTAGAGACTTTAAGAAATTCACTGAACCTATTATTGAATCTCTTGGCAAAATGGGTGTTGAAGGCGCTGAGCTACGCGGACGTAATGACCTTGTAATCGGTGACCAAAAGTTCTCTGGTAATGCTATGTATTCTAAGAATGGGCGAATGACAGCTCACGGTACCTTGATGTTTGATGTAGACATTGAAGAAACGACTAAAGTATTGAAACCTAAAGCAGCCAAACTAAAGGCAAAAGGGGTAAAATCAATCCGAAGTCGCGTAACGAATATTAAGCCACATATGGATGCTGCCTCTCAAAATATGACCTTGTTCGATTTCAGATCAGCTTTATTACGTAATATTTTTGATGTAGAAAATCTTGAAGACATCCAGGAATATGTCTTAACTGATGATGACTGGGCATGGATTGAAGACTTTCGTCAACAATATACCAATAATGATGACTGGAACTACGGAGAAAACCCGGACTTTGAAATCATCAGAGATGAAAGAACGCCTGCTGGCCAAATCGAATTCCAATTTAACATTTCAAAAGGTAAAATTATAGCATGTAAAATATACGGTGACTTCTTTGGTTTAGGGGAAATTACTGACGTTGAAAATGCCTTGATTGGACAAGAATATAGCCGTGAAAATTTAATCGATATTTTTAATAGCATTAACATTAAAAACTACTTTGGTAACGTCACAGCTGCAGAATTAGCTGACTTAGCTTCATTATAAAAATAGAAAATAACATAAGTAAGAAGGGGCGAGGATTCAAATGGATCCTTGTCTTTTTGATTAAAGGCAAATTTTGCCACAAAAAAACCAGCCAACCGATTTGGGTAACTGGTTTATGAATTCTATGGTTTGTCTTAGCCAAATGCGCGACGAATTTGGACACTCGCGTTGCCTCTGGCAATTTCATGACCGCGTTCACGGACTAATCCAGCATTCAATGCGGATACTTCAGCGTATTCTTCGGCGAATGAAATTAAATCTTCAATTTCATCATCTGTTAATTCGTTTGTTTCAAATTTAATCAAGGCAAAGTAAGATTCGTTATAAACGTATAAGTCTACTTGTGCAAATTCATCTTTAAAGTCACGCGCGAAAGCTAGGAAATCTTCAAAAATCCGGAAGACTAAAGTGATTTCTCTAGGAACACGAGGTTCCTCTGTTTCAGCACTCGCTGCTTTTTTCTTCTTGTCTGCCTCTTGGTTAGCGAGGTCATCTAAGACATTTTGGCGTTCATTTGCATTTTCTTTATCTTCATCTTCAAGCTCGCCAATTGTTTCCATTAATTGCTGGAAAGCACTATCTTCTTCATTGTCATCGCCAAAACCTTTACTGATATACAAATCGATACCGTTCCTTT from Aerococcus urinaeequi includes:
- a CDS encoding GNAT family N-acetyltransferase, whose protein sequence is MSHINMGLALRGSIESDMAQLTGMLEDAIALLAMNNIDQWQNGTISSEILLDAIMHDQAFVWEQRDSTGIAGFCVLDTYDELYENLAEGEWTVPGSYLAIHRVMVSQHLRGRKVTTQMFLDIKKMGIVNNVDSLRIDTHPDNIMMQKTLKRNGFVRTGLLYMPSGSSRYTYEFDLSKF
- a CDS encoding lipoate--protein ligase — encoded protein: MYYVKNERNGKEIFDPTYNLAIEYFLLNEKKLDEPILLFYINEPSIIIGKNQNTHVEINEPYVKEHNVHVVRRFSGGGAVYHDLGNICFCFITNDDGNSFRDFKKFTEPIIESLGKMGVEGAELRGRNDLVIGDQKFSGNAMYSKNGRMTAHGTLMFDVDIEETTKVLKPKAAKLKAKGVKSIRSRVTNIKPHMDAASQNMTLFDFRSALLRNIFDVENLEDIQEYVLTDDDWAWIEDFRQQYTNNDDWNYGENPDFEIIRDERTPAGQIEFQFNISKGKIIACKIYGDFFGLGEITDVENALIGQEYSRENLIDIFNSINIKNYFGNVTAAELADLASL
- a CDS encoding adaptor protein MecA, producing MEMEYINENTIRVFIDTDDLIERGISFMDIMSNQNEVEHFFMSILEEVDVSQKFQHTEAITFQVMPKRNGIDLYISKGFGDDNEEDSAFQQLMETIGELEDEDKENANERQNVLDDLANQEADKKKKAASAETEEPRVPREITLVFRIFEDFLAFARDFKDEFAQVDLYVYNESYFALIKFETNELTDDEIEDLISFAEEYAEVSALNAGLVRERGHEIARGNASVQIRRAFG